In the Pogona vitticeps strain Pit_001003342236 chromosome 2, PviZW2.1, whole genome shotgun sequence genome, AACCTGTATAGCAATCCTGCCTCTTGGGGAACGTACGATTTCAATTCAGTTATTACTAGTTTGGAAGTTGCGCTTGAGGGACGAGAATGGAGTTGAGGGAACAAAGCCGAGGCCTTTAACCGAGTAGACCTACATAGCAAGGTTATTATGAATCAGGTAGTTAGCTGAGTCAAGATCGGGGCCACTTCCGTAATGCAGGCAGCCAGACACACACATGGCGGAAACTGAGGGGATGTTCTTGTTAGTTTGGTTTTTGTGCATGACGGTTTCAAGAATTATgataaaaaaccacacacacagtaaaaatgtgtattttctgtgtttgtgtgcgtgcaggcacacacatgcatgccagCATTTGaaagtaaatactgtactgtgaaaTGGTAACTTggttaaaaacattaaagaacttttactgtttaaaactcCTGTAGAATAGAATAAACTCACAGTGCTTTGGCATTTGGAACTTTATACATAAACTTGTACTGTACTTGACCTAGTTACGCTAGTATTGCGCCCTTAAACTTGACATAGTTAGACAACTAACTCAATTAACTGCTAAACCTATCAGCCCAACACATCACATATTTATTGGTATCTAAATTATTTTCTGTCACCTATTTGACCTTATCTGCCACTTGTTTTCTATATCTATCTGGTTGTTTACCCTCTCAACATCTATTGGTTATCGAAATGCTTCACTATTACAGTATTGGCAAAGTGTGAAAATTTTTGGCTTAAAACCTCCAGCTACGCAATGGAGAAAAATACAGACAAGGACCTGCAGAGCAGATTGTTATAATTACAAGTCTCCCTCAGATATACCACCCTTTATTGTATTGTTAGTTTTGCCTCAACTGGCAATATTGATTCGGCCACAGActctggtgttgagaaagaatttttttaaaattcctcttttaCTCACGAATCTTCCTATAGGTcagaacacaaacaaaacatatttacttGTTACATCGTTTGAGATATTAACCGGTGAACTTCATTATTTGACTAACTgagtagatagctcagtggttcttaacctttgttactcagatgcttttgaactgcaactcccagaaaccccagtcagcacagcaggtggtgaaggcttctgggagttgcagtccaaaaactcctgagtatcccaaggttaagaaccagtggtttaggcatttggctgtggagccagaggttgggagtttgattcctcaatgggcctccttgacacAAGTCGGGCTGGATCatccacagggccccttccagtttTGAAGTTCTATGATGATTATAAATGCCTCGCTCGGATTCTTAAACTGCTGGCTCCATAACTGTCAAACTCCAACAGTCTAACAGAACACTGGCACTGCTAACTATCTGAGAACCCTGACACTGAACTGAACCCAACTGgaaagaagattggaaaagaaatCCGAGAGAGAGGGGGTTGGAGGGAATGGGCTGCTGTTGGTGGATGGACATTTAGCCTCAAAAGtccctcccctccacacacacccctaaagGCAGGTTGCTATGATTCCAGCAGACACACGAGTCCTCGTAAACTGACCTGGGTTTTGTTTCGCAGGAGAGAATCCGTTGGCTTCCATGTCTGCGTGCAACATCTGGCCTCCTGAGCCTTTAATGTCCCCAGCAAACCAACCTGCTCAGGTGAGCACCCCCCCGGCTCCTTTGATCCTTCTTCTCACAATGGAAAttaaatattcccccccccccaaaaaaagttcacATGATAGGTTATgttacctcctcctccttcttcagttTATTCTGGAATTTTATCTTTGCTTACGGTGTCCATACAATTTCAGATACAGTAAATGTGTTTTCTGGTTGAGTCGTGGCTGAATCAGCCGTGGGGCTAAGGGAGTGGAAGGCCATGGGCTCACCATCTCATGGGGCTCGGTTGGCTAACCCAATCCTTGAGGATTTTAAAGTTGTCCTGAGcacttggctggatagctcagtagtttaggcaccTGGccggagagccagaggttgggagttcgattcctcagttttgtaggagaagagccagcctgggtgaccttgggcaagctgcactatcCTGGGgttcctccagaagaaaggaagtgaaaaccactttctgagtattctcaacccagaaaagggtcaccataagccttTGGCACCAGGTTTTGATGGTTAGATCTGGGTGATGGGGGAGTGGTTCTCATAAACTTGAGGTCTGTCCTTTGTGACATGGCAGGCCCTTGTTTTCTGTGGCGCCAAAGGGTGAAACCTGAAGTGATGGGTTTGAAatacaggaaagaaaaggagacttTGACTGAACATTTGGAAGAGCTCACTGTCCGTAAACGGGAGTCGAACCACAGCACAGGTTTCCCTAAAAGTGGTTTAACTTCCCTTCACAGGAAGTTTACAAACAGAAATCTCTCAGTGCTGCTTTCGCAgtaggggttggactggatgacccacggggtcccttccagttctacagtggATGATTTTCATGGTCCTAGTGGATTAGGAGCCTGGCTGTGGAGCCTTTGGTTGGGGGTTCGATCCTCCACTGTGCCTGGACTGGACAATCtgtcgggtcccttccagctccccgGTTCCAAGATATACAGGAATCATCACTTTGTCCCAGGAAATGGGATAACATTCCAGGCCATCCTGCTTGTTGTTTCTCTGTTAGGAATCTTGCTTGTTAATTCTGTTGACTCTGGCAACCCCTGCTGCCGTCCCGGCGCTTAATATGGATGCCAAGGATggggcttgtttgttttctgtagagGCATCCATCTTTCTCCTGGTTACCTCAGGCACAGAATGTGGCAGGATCTCCTCTCACCGGCCCAAAGGCTCAAATTTTGGCCCCAACCCAGTTCCTGCCTCCAAATGTATTTCCTTCTTCGGGTGAAGCTCTGAGTGTCGGTGCCGGAACCGCAGGGTCGTTGGCTGTGCAGGCAGGAATCTCACAGGTACGTCCTGTAGTGAATCCGGAAGAGCCCAAGGCCTCTTTTATGGGTCTCGAGGCTTCCAGACAAGGCCTCGTTCGTAGAGGTTTATGAGAGGCCTCGGTGGTGTGACTTGTGTTTGACGGTTGGCCTTGTTTCGGTGGCCAGATGGATTTTGAACATCCTTCTCATAACAGTCTCTTTCTTAGCAGGGCCAGTTTCCTGGTGCAGCTGTTCCTCCCCTCAGACCACACTACGGACGGCTCTCCGACCCTGCGCTTCCCGCCGTTCCTTCGGCCAGTGTGCTCGTTCCTTGGCCCCAGGCTCCTCTGTGGTTTGCCGCTCCACAGTCAGCGGTCGCTGCTGGTCAGACAGGACCGAAATCCTTCATTGGCATGATCCCCATCCCAGCAGCCGGCCTGGATCCGGTTGTGGCATGGACGCCAAGCGCGCTTTCCTTGAGGCAaccaagagagagaaacaggggcGTAAATAGCAGCGCAGCTCATGACCCCAGGGCGGTCTCTGCCTGCGCCAATCCTGGGACTGTTTTGGCTGCTGTCAGCTCAGGACCCTTAGCCCAGGCCGGTAAGGCTTCCACGTGACTGAGTCACACAGACCTGGAAGCAGCAGTGGTTAAAACGAGGCCACGTCCCTTCAGAAGAGATTATGATTTGGTCTAGAGTGATGGTTCTGGATcttcttcaactacaactcccagaaatcctggccaatacagcaaatggtgaaggcttctgggagttttagtccaaggttgggaaccaccagggacgtggtggcactgtgggctaaaccgcagaagcctgtgctgcagggtcagaagatccggcagtcataacatcgaatccacgcgacggagtgagcgcccgtcgcttgtcccagctcccgccaacctagcggttcgaaagcatgcaagtgcaagtagataaataggtaccacctcagtgggaaggtaaacagcgtaccatgtctaaatcacactggccatgtgaccacggaaagattgtcttcggacaaacactggctctatggcttgtaaacggggatgagcaccgcccctagagtcggacacgactggacagaaattgtcaaggggaacctttacctttaccctggGAACCACAGATCTAGAGTGACAGTACTCAGTTCAGTTTGTGCCCCCAAACTCAAGTCAGTTTTGGTAGCAGGGAAGGCTAAGTCCTCTCACTGCCTTACGTTGGAAAACTGAGAAAGGTatccccttttttttaattttttgccgaCTTCTTTCTGGAAACTTGATGGACCTAAATTTGGGAGTCAAACCCCCCCTAAATTTTATACCACTTTAACCCTTTTGGCACCTGAAACCAACCAAGTGCAACAGCCTTAGTGTAATCGTTTTTTACTCTTAGAGAgagtttatttcttttgtttgttttatttatagactCCTCTTGCCTTTTTAAGGCAGTTCTACATGTGGCATAAAGCAGGTTTCATATCTGCAAGCCTTGTGACTAATGTTTTTTGTCAATATCTGAAAAATTGTGGCACAAAAAACTTGGTTAAATCTGAGTTGTGAGGATGGGGAGCTATTCAGGGAAGCGCTGAAGTCAGTCCGGCTGTTACGGTTTTTGGAGGTCCtgtgggtgcccctagtgtctgtggcttgggtgcctccctctcttttttgtgggggggggctaCTCTCTCGTTGAAGGATGAGGTTCACTGTCTGGGCATAATCTTGGACCCAGCGCTAGCAGTGGAATctcaggtagcatctgtggtccatgCAGCCTTTCTCCACCTGAGGTATATCGTCCAGTTGCGtctctaccttgacaccaggtctcTCGCCATGCTAGTCCATGTGTTGGTAgtctctatttattttatttatttatttattcaatttgtatcccgcctatctagttggttaggaccactctaggcggcttacaaccaaaaaataccacaatgtagataaaaacaatatcatATAAAGAAAAGCTTTCAGCTTTCAACAACTAGAACAGACAcaaggggaaaggagagggaggaaagatcaggaattgattgaggggaaggcctgccgaaacatcagtgtttttagttgatttttgaaaatacccagcgagggagccgcgcgaatctcagggggtaagttattccagaggcgaggagccaccgccgagaaggcccgatttcttgtcttctccttccgagcctccctcggcgttaggctcctcagcctcacctcctgactcgtgcggatgacacgggtagatcttggtgggagaaggcgttccgccaagtatcgaggccctaaaccctAAACtggagattagactactgtaagtACTCTACGcggggctgcccatgaggctaCTACAGAAACTTCAAACAGCTCTAGAACATGGCGGCCAAATTATTGAGTGGAGTAAATAAATACCGCCAGATTTCCCCCAATCTGGCTGCCTTGCTTTGGTCACCTgtttgtttccatgccagcttcaaggtgatgaccCTGACATGTACATGGTTTGGAActttgatacctggcagaacaccaccaccttccagtgaGATTTTTCCCAAGCCACTCAATCATCCCAATCAGCCGAGTGGTTGAGATCACTgatcctgagagaggcctggagagAGAAGACCAAGAGCAGGGCCTTCTCCATGGTGGCACCTCACCTGTGGAATAAACTCCCGCCTGAGATTCCCCTTCACTGAGGATGTTTAAGAAACTGCTTAAAGCATGATTTTATAACCAGGCCTTTCCAGATATTGCACCATCACAGTGCAGAGGTTCTTTCAGCCTTTAAACTACCAACTCCGCCATCTTGTTTGTTATGATTCAAGAttacattaattaattatttttatgttgcttttttaGTTAACTTAGTGATgcgtttatttcatttttgtattgTGGTTATCTTTCCTggctattatttgtttgtttgtttgtttagttagttagttagttagttagttagttagtcattgtaagtatatacacagtactgtatacccatacaatgaaattcacagacatccagagaccagatacatgcacacacataaaattccccaacactccccacccactaaaaaaatcccccaacactccccacccactaaaagtcccccactaaaaatacaaacatttacaCCGCAGGCCAAATAACATAGTCCAGCTAACTATTCACTATtgatggtctttaagctcattattaagtgcaattatagctctgggataaaaactattcagaaaacgtgtggtccgagtcttaattgttttatatcttctgccagactgcaacagttcaaaaaaaagttataagcaggatgggaagagtctctcaggatgctgtgtgacttcctcagacagcgggatgtgaagatgtcatccagggttggtagctggagcctgatgatacagtggggtcttgacttgagaacttaatccgtattggaaggcggttctcaagtcaaaacgttctcaggtcaaatctgcatttcccataggaatgcattgaaaaccatttgatccgtatctgctcttttccgtccatagaaactaatgggaagctgctattccgccttcgaccacaagagggggatattttgtttctttttttcttaggtcaagaaaggttcagggaaggcagggaaaatatagtccaggcaggacagtaccaggcagtctgaagactgtctcccaatccactctctaaacactgggaggagtgaggaagcagacaggcacccttttcactggccaacagttaactgaaagttcaaattttgcactttccctgcctcccacgtgggttttttttttcagttcttaactcaaatctaagtatgtaagtcaagtcaatattttcctatgagagtggttcttaagtcaaaatgttcttaactcaagccgttcttaagtcaagaccccactgtattctgggcaattttaatggttctctgtagagcttttttgtggTTTATTATTCTTGTGAACCTCCCAGAGttggccttagtagccagatgggggTATGCAAATTTAATTCAACAcacatcaacacacacacacacacacacacacacacagagagagagagagagagaggtagtgcAGTGGAAGGTTTCACGAGAGGAGAGCAGGAAGACCAAACGACTTCATACCTTTTGTTGGGTGGCTTTTAGGTTGCCACGGATGCCATACCGGCAGAAGACTGCTAGCGCAGGGGTATTTCTCTACTCCTTCCTCCTGCCATCTCTCTCTTCCCTGAGCCCCATAGATGTGAACGGGGACCCCACCATAGGAAGGCAAAAAGACCTGTGCAGCCCCAGAAGCCATCCGGTCATATGAGGGGTTTTGAGATGGATGTTTTATCActtcttctcccccccaaaaaaaacctgtgagtttccatgactaagtgaggatttgaacccaggtctccttcaATCCTAGTCCAGACACAGGCCCAGCTAGCCAATGAGAGGCAATTTGGGGACCTTGAAAGGTTCTCCTCAATAGCTTTTTGTTAACCAACAGGAAGTGGCCCCATGGCCactctcaggttttttttaaaggattttttgctcctttttacaaaaaaaaataaaataacaaataggtGGGGAGATGGACCCTGGAGACTTCCTGGGCTGCCTATTTTTTTGAGGTGGGTTCAACAAAAACACTTCCCATTTTTAGACCTCCCCAACCGAACCCAGTCCTTGTTAATTGAAATGGATTCATTAATCGGGCACCCAGGCCTGTGAACTGAGCAATATTTGAAAGGTGGGCTGGAGAGCTCCGTGAGCGGCGTCCATGGCTGCGCAACCCCTCACGGTGACTCCTaagaaaagaaccagcctgtgtgtccttgggcccACTGGCCGATGGTCCCAGAgcgccccctggaggaagggCTAGTCAGCCACCATTGAGCATCCagtgcctagaaaaccctggggaaGGGCCACACTAAGCTGGAAATGACTCCATGCCATGCCATGATTATTAGTACTGTAGTAGTATTATTACTGACGGGGGTGCCATTTTGTTCCGTAGGTGCAAATCAAATGCATGTGgttgcaggaggaagaagagaccAAGAAACAAGTGTGATCTCAGAGCCGCCTTTCCCAACTTCACTGGGGACTGCAAAGTAAGTCAGGCTGAAAAGAAGGTTCCGGAATGTTTCGATCTGATGGTCTCCATCTGACCTCTGAGACCCTCCTAGGCAAGAAGACCTGaggatgtttccccccccccccagcacttgcTTCTAAATTGGGATACATCCAGCTGCCCAGGGTTACAATACATGCATGATTGTAGAAATGACGTTATGATTATCACTTCTGCATGTGgttgttttatacagtggtgcctcgcttgacgacgttaattcgttccagcgaaatcgctgtagagtgaaaacgtcgtaaaatgaaataaaaaaacccattgaaacgcattgaaaaccgttcaatacgttccagtgggctgaatacctgctcgtccagcgaagatcctccatacattttcggtgcctgcggggcacaactgtactccCCTTTTCCTTTATGACTTCCCTGctcctggttttattttatttgaattgaGCCATAAGCTTCCTAAAAATGAGCCAGGATGCAATAAAGATAGGGTAGATTCGATTTAAATCCAATTGATTTATATCAGTTTAATGTGTTTAAGccacaattaaaacattttaaaattgaatttttatggtttaaagtttaattttttaaagaaagaaattgatttaatttaattatgatttttttaaaaattatgatttaaatcaatttcatttttaaaaaaaaaacattgatttttagcCACCTTGAATGAAAATGTCTCATAATTACCTTATTTTAAAGCCTATTAATGAAAGATGGCACCAGTTACAGCATTCCAGGAAACCCCACTGGCAGTGTATCAGCCTCCGGATTTCCTTCAGATCCTGGAGTGAAAAGAACCTGGCGCGAGGAAATTACACTGGAGGAGCGCCACCACTTAGTACAGAAGTTGTAAGTACAGCTCAAGGATGCGGACCCTGCCCATTGGGATCAGGTGTGTCTGTGGCATGCATCACAGTGTGTGGGCTCTTGAGTTTTGAAGGTTGGAGCTTTGAGCATACAGTACGATCCTTTATTCTccggatcaatatccactgattcccttatccacagtctgaaaatattaaaaatattgaaagatcCCCCAaaaactgtatatatatttaatgatgTATTTCCAGAACTGGCCAGAAGAGGGAGCCAAAGGCCATGCTGTGTAtagtttgctattaaaatagtgtttgctataatccacatttttcagcatccacagggcaggggactagaaaccaatcCGCTGAGGATACTGGGTCATACTATATTATGAAAGGCTGAAGGGAGATGAAGTGTGCGGTCAAGGATTCTGATGCTTGAGCCATACAGGACTTTATAGACCtcctctgaaaaaaaatcagaagcctgcaTTCATCACAGTTGGCATTTCTCAGAGTTCAGGGTTAATCACAGAACAAAATCAAACAATCTCAGACGATCCTATCaacattcatctgagtatcaaagtatAAGTCATCTTATTGTTCAGTAAttacaggcaacatcagcttgtctaattctacatgCTTTTATTTCTGTACTTTGCTTCCGTGTTCCAGGTTCGCAAAATCAGTTCAAAAACTAAAAGGTCTTGAACACATTCTTACAGCGACTATAGGTGCAAacgtttaaaaataaattgctatCCAAAACTCTTACAGCTGTGAAAAGTTTCAAGGAAGAAACGATCTAGAAACAGAACTTCAGTAGTAGTCagaaattaaattatatttaaatatataaaagaagtTATTTTTGTGTAATTTCAAGGGTTCTGTAAGTAGAAATCTAGCATGCTGTCACTATGCTAATAAGACTCTTGTTATAAGAGAAATTTTACAGAGTTTGGAGGAATAAAAGTAGGTAGCATCAAAGATCTAGACTCCCAGAAACTCGGAAAGCCAGAATACTctaattttaaaagcatgcaaattaTAAAACCTACATCCTTTATCGATGTTTGGTTATCCTGTGCAAAAACAAGCTTAACTAGTGGGACTATTAAAATACAGTGACCTTGCTCGGCTGGAAAGCTAGTTAATTTTGAAATGATTATAGTAAACTCTTGTTCAGGCCTCCATTTTGAAAGCTCTTTCATTTGCAGGGCTGCTTCTTTCATTCCTCCCAGAATTCTCTTAACACTCTATTCATACATAATGTCACATCTTGACGGACGTAGGAATTGCTTCGTTGTTTGCACTAAAGCTGGGGGTGGGCAAATGGTGgtcccctgcccccacccacccactcctttccaggtcccaatctctctctcccaGTTCATAGGGGCTGGTGGGGGAAATGTCTCACATACCCTCTACATTCCAGTGTTGTTATtacttttttctccctccatttttccCCAAAGCCTGTTCTATAATTTTAATTATAGGGTTATATTCCTAAGGGAATACCAGTCTTGGGGGTTTCCTCGAGGCAGGATTTTTAACAGTTCTTTTGCAAGAAAGTTGGGCCTAAGTATAATCTTCCTTCTGGTCCTCCGGCAAGGAATTGCAATGGGGTCTCTGTCTCTTCTTCATGTAGCGCGGAAGCCATCTCTGGAGGCAGCCACTCGGCACCGCGGACGAATGGCCCGATGGAGATACCAATTCTTTATGCCAAGGAGGTGGAAGAAAAAATGTACAGATCGGCTGTCAGCAAGGTATGTTGCGGGTGAAACCACACTTCTCCATGAACTGTCTTGTCAGGGTGGGTGAAAATCAATGACTTTTAACAATCAAATGGATTACAGCTgttaaaaattcatttaaaaaattttaaactaaaaaaacaaattttctaaattaaattgtcattttgatttaaatcaaatccaccctgtttgTAATtacatagcatagcataggcatccttcagtctcgagagactatggtaacatgctctgaatcgaggagtgtcctctccagagcatgaagcccaggtaaggtagtatggaggataggctattacccaagcagcatatcccccctctccacattgctgaaatggtccaatggaaaggcaagagccaatacaactggttccagcaacatcgcaggagttggcagaacaacacatgctgccttcaggactccagctccggattttgcctcgaggttgactcctgaagccttttccatgagtggctATAGCCATGAagtagtggaggtttgaaatcggagttttccttctcctagatgggctgccttccatggctgacgagccccacctacccggcctgctctttaatagtgcaaaagtatgatctgatccttaaaactttcttggCTCCCTGGCTTAtacaaatctaattggctttcctatttaccatattaaggccagatacaaaatgtGAGAATTTCGCGcacctgggacacgctcttttaaagacaaaaagaaagcccaggaagcaaaaactcagcaaggcatccatgcaaacagtgATCTGAGCGCATGCATAACACAGGGAGGTCCCTGCGGAGGTGTAGAAGCATTTGTAGCAGGGGCTTCTCAGTGTCACAGCTCAAGAAGCTTCTTGATGTACAAATTTCACTGGGGAAACTGAGGCTTGTAGCGGCTTTCTCTCCTTTGAACTGAACAGGACACAAGTGGCGCATCAGAAGCAAATACACAACCTTTATCAAAGGCAAAAGGACTCAGGTTTTTGCATGGGGAATTATTTTCCCAAAGAGCTTCATTCTATAAAATCCTGGAGAGCTAGGATTGCAAAAATTGCAACAATTCGATGACTCCTTCTTCTCCAGGGCATCAGATGCCCAAAGCAGGAAGGTTTAGCCTTGCACTAACTTTAATCCTAGAGAAAcctaacaaacctagacagcatcttaacaacaacaactttaatCCTTATCCGAACCCTAACTCTTTGAAATATCCCATTCAATGTCTCAAATTCGGCAATTCTGTGCCTGTCACCTACCAACacacgttggggggggggaggcaggcagcGAGTTTCATGATTtcgtggccaccactgagaaggcccagatCCTGGTGGTCATTTTTCGGGCGTCCCTCGGGATAGCCAACCAACACAATGCAGGCTGAGAGGCGTTCTGACAAGTACAGAGACCCCCAAGCCATTTAAGTGAGTTTAGTATGCAATGCATGCTTCTATATTGTGCTTTtagatagctccgtggtttatgtatctggctgtggagccagaggttgggaattgaattcccctccactgggcttcctgggagaagagccggcctgggtggccttgggccagctgcataggAGTCtcagggtgaccccagaagaagagaatgggtatggtaaaccatttctgactctcctctacctggaaacccctggaaagggtcagcatgagtcaaaactgacttgaccgcaaatcatcatcatcatcatcatcatcatcatcatcatcatcatcatcatcatcgttgtcatTCTTCACAGTTACTACATAGATTGAGAAAATTAACCGGGTGCCTTCTTTCACTTCTTatgcaaatgtagtcatcagaGCAGTTCTGGATTGAAGCTGTGATTAGCTGCACAAACATCTCGTGCTCTCTTTCCTCGTTCTGTTTTGAAATGCAGTGTGAAGCCGATCGCTTCCCTAACATGAGAAGCCGTGAAAAAGATAATAAGAGCCTAAAAACACGGAACGTGACAAGCGACGTGCCAGACATTCTCGCAAGTCAGGTTGGTGTTTGATCAGGCGTTCCTCCGCTTCCGTCGGCTCTGATCTCCTCAGTCACTTCTCCGGCTCTGTTGTGGGGAGAGATAACAGGCGTTCGAGTCAAcccacttcggggggggggaaacgatcGGGGCTGCTTTGGCAAAGTCGACAAATAGCAGCAGGGATCACAGAGCTGAGCTCACAGGTGTGACAAAGGCGCTCATCCCGCCTtcgtgctggtttgtttcctGACCGAACAGGTGTTTCTGGCTCTGCCTCCTCCCCCTGGGagtgagtgggcacctgctggaggaggcggggcagagaagcacCCGACACCCGTTCAGCCGACAAACGAACCGGCACGAATTGCCAAACCGGCcgtgtgtgcccatctctagagacGGGCAGGGTGGCAACCTGGCCTTGGTAGGCCTGTTTGACTTCAGACAATGCAGCCAAAGGAGGCTGATGCTCACTACTGGTCtgcattcctgcccccccccccggaagtccAGAACCTCCCCACTCCTGATGCATCCAAATGGGAGCTCAGACACAAAACCCTTGTTATTATGCCCTTCCTTGTATGTCACCTGCCCAAAGCCAGGCTAAAAGCAAAGCCTCCCAGCTTGCCAATCGCCAAGCAATTAAGGAACAGCTTCGCACTTCGGGTTGGCTTTTGTTCTGCTTGTAAATCTAA is a window encoding:
- the LOC110090649 gene encoding uncharacterized protein LOC110090649 isoform X4, producing MHNIPLKDLAVLEEKLVALRGALSGKAGARKDGPLMEVGEVADCPAEIQRMPSPGENPLASMSACNIWPPEPLMSPANQPAQRHPSFSWLPQAQNVAGSPLTGPKAQILAPTQFLPPNVFPSSGEALSVGAGTAGSLAVQAGISQQGQFPGAAVPPLRPHYGRLSDPALPAVPSASVLVPWPQAPLWFAAPQSAVAAGQTGPKSFIGMIPIPAAGLDPVVAWTPSALSLRQPRERNRGVNSSAAHDPRAVSACANPGTVLAAVSSGPLAQAGANQMHVVAGGRRDQETSVISEPPFPTSLGTANLLMKDGTSYSIPGNPTGSVSASGFPSDPGVKRTWREEITLEERHHLVQKFAEAISGGSHSAPRTNGPMEIPILYAKEVEEKMYRSAVSKNDYRKLLAVELRKIEKELQGKQGSRSSTPRVLGDQPTACASGASPADIPPMAAIMGLVELGIPRGPALLSGPQKRCPGGVESSANPNMEDPQPSPPSGLDDTRRPGRRDPQQPPEEKRHAGSSEDALAECDQDVTQTEASEPPPKKQKTDPTDCTQRAILVQELLAAYKNYANYVTIALNQDRDKLDNLVVRLLGPSNQPNLLKEAEGARALMKTLKKTLVLLKCLRDEDPRL
- the LOC110090649 gene encoding uncharacterized protein LOC110090649 isoform X2, with the protein product MHNIPLKDLAVLEEKLVALRGALSGKAGARKDGPLMEVGEVADCPAEIQRMPSPGENPLASMSACNIWPPEPLMSPANQPAQRHPSFSWLPQAQNVAGSPLTGPKAQILAPTQFLPPNVFPSSGEALSVGAGTAGSLAVQAGISQGQFPGAAVPPLRPHYGRLSDPALPAVPSASVLVPWPQAPLWFAAPQSAVAAGQTGPKSFIGMIPIPAAGLDPVVAWTPSALSLRQPRERNRGVNSSAAHDPRAVSACANPGTVLAAVSSGPLAQAGANQMHVVAGGRRDQETSVISEPPFPTSLGTANLLMKDGTSYSIPGNPTGSVSASGFPSDPGVKRTWREEITLEERHHLVQKFAEAISGGSHSAPRTNGPMEIPILYAKEVEEKMYRSAVSKCEADRFPNMRSREKDNKSLKTRNVTSDVPDILASQNDYRKLLAVELRKIEKELQGKQGSRSSTPRVLGDQPTACASGASPADIPPMAAIMGLVELGIPRGPALLSGPQKRCPGGVESSANPNMEDPQPSPPSGLDDTRRPGRRDPQQPPEEKRHAGSSEDALAECDQDVTQTEASEPPPKKQKTDPTDCTQRAILVQELLAAYKNYANYVTIALNQDRDKLDNLVVRLLGPSNQPNLLKEAEGARALMKTLKKTLVLLKCLRDEDPRL
- the LOC110090649 gene encoding uncharacterized protein LOC110090649 isoform X5, which gives rise to MHNIPLKDLAVLEEKLVALRGALSGKAGARKDGPLMEVGEVADCPAEIQRMPSPGENPLASMSACNIWPPEPLMSPANQPAQRHPSFSWLPQAQNVAGSPLTGPKAQILAPTQFLPPNVFPSSGEALSVGAGTAGSLAVQAGISQQGQFPGAAVPPLRPHYGRLSDPALPAVPSASVLVPWPQAPLWFAAPQSAVAAGQTGPKSFIGMIPIPAAGLDPVVAWTPSALSLRQPRERNRGVNSSAAHDPRAVSACANPGTVLAAVSSGPLAQAGANQMHVVAGGRRDQETSVISEPPFPTSLGTANAEAISGGSHSAPRTNGPMEIPILYAKEVEEKMYRSAVSKCEADRFPNMRSREKDNKSLKTRNVTSDVPDILASQNDYRKLLAVELRKIEKELQGKQGSRSSTPRVLGDQPTACASGASPADIPPMAAIMGLVELGIPRGPALLSGPQKRCPGGVESSANPNMEDPQPSPPSGLDDTRRPGRRDPQQPPEEKRHAGSSEDALAECDQDVTQTEASEPPPKKQKTDPTDCTQRAILVQELLAAYKNYANYVTIALNQDRDKLDNLVVRLLGPSNQPNLLKEAEGARALMKTLKKTLVLLKCLRDEDPRL